The window TTCCAAAGAATAAGTTTCTAAGGTTTCAACGATATGATTAATGGCTTTTGCATGCTTTCCAGCTGCCCTTCGAACACCTGCTGCATCATACATGACGATAAATGCAAATATTAAAAACGCACCAAAAAATGGATGCCCATAGCCATTTATTTCGCCTAATGAAATTGTTGCTGCCATAACAGATGCGGAATGGGAACTGGGCATACCCCCAGATCCCATGATCCGGTCCATGTGCATTTTCTTGGTTTTTATCAAGCAAGTAAAAAACTTAATGGCTTGAGACATACACCAAGCAATAACTGCCGCTAGCAGCACTTTATTTTCTGTAATTGTATAAAAGTTCTCCACGTATTACACACCTCATTTTTTTCTGTTTCTAAGGTACAGAATGAATGCTTTTAAAAATTCTTTTCGGTCACCTTGTAGTTGCTGAAGCTCTTCAAGTGCTTTTTTCATTAAGTGTGCAACCTCACTTTTAGATGCCTCTAATCCTTTTAAGGCTACATAAGTGGCTTTTCCATTCTTGTGGTCACTACCTACTTGTTTGCCTAATACTTCCGTGGTACTGGTAATATCTAATATATCATCTTGAATCTGAAAAGCTAAGCCGATACATCGACCAATAGAACGAAAATGCTCCACTTCTTCTTCAGAAGCTCCAGCAAGGTAAGCTCCAGCCGTTAATGAAGCCTCAATAATAGCTGATGTCTTATGCAAATGAATGAATTCAATCATATTAAGATTTATGTTGCTTTTATCCACCATATCAACAACTTGTCCACCAATCATGCCTTGGGTGCCTGCAGCAGTTGCTATCTCTTTCATGGCTAATAGAGCCTTTACGATAAGAGAAGGCTCTCTATGGATACAAGCTTCAGTCATGATTTCATACGCATGATTCAATAGGGCGTCACCTGCTAATATGGCTATATCTTCACCAAATTTCTTATGACAAGTTAACCTACCTCTTCGATAATCATCATCATCCATAGCTGGTAAATCATCATGTATAAGCGAATAGGTGTGAATCATTTCCATAGCTGCCATGAAGGCTTCTACTTCTGTCGTATTCTGACCACCACTTATTTCATAAGCTGTCAGCATAAGAATAGGTCTTACCCGCTTACCACCAGCCATTAAACTATAACTCATTGCTTCATATATGATTTGATCGTACTTATAATCACTTGATGCCATATATTGCTTTAAGATGTCATCAACGTACTGTTGTTTTTCTAGTCGTTTTTGATTAAAATCCACTGTCTTTCAATTCCTTCCTGGACATATCAAGGTCATGCTTATAGATTAGCCTCTTATTGCGTTACTGCATCATGTTTA is drawn from Vallitalea pronyensis and contains these coding sequences:
- a CDS encoding polyprenyl synthetase family protein, with product MDFNQKRLEKQQYVDDILKQYMASSDYKYDQIIYEAMSYSLMAGGKRVRPILMLTAYEISGGQNTTEVEAFMAAMEMIHTYSLIHDDLPAMDDDDYRRGRLTCHKKFGEDIAILAGDALLNHAYEIMTEACIHREPSLIVKALLAMKEIATAAGTQGMIGGQVVDMVDKSNINLNMIEFIHLHKTSAIIEASLTAGAYLAGASEEEVEHFRSIGRCIGLAFQIQDDILDITSTTEVLGKQVGSDHKNGKATYVALKGLEASKSEVAHLMKKALEELQQLQGDRKEFLKAFILYLRNRKK
- a CDS encoding divergent PAP2 family protein, which produces MENFYTITENKVLLAAVIAWCMSQAIKFFTCLIKTKKMHMDRIMGSGGMPSSHSASVMAATISLGEINGYGHPFFGAFLIFAFIVMYDAAGVRRAAGKHAKAINHIVETLETYSLEIDERLKELLGHTYLEVIVGAALGVVIALIIN